From the genome of Topomyia yanbarensis strain Yona2022 unplaced genomic scaffold, ASM3024719v1 HiC_scaffold_12, whole genome shotgun sequence, one region includes:
- the LOC131694660 gene encoding histone H2B, gonadal-like, protein GGGEKKKRKQRRKESYAIYIYKVLKQVHPDTGVSSKAMSIMNSFVNDIFERIANEASRLAHYNRRSTITSREVQTAVRLLLPGELAKHAVSEGTKAVTKYTSSK, encoded by the coding sequence ggaggaggagagaagaagaagcgaaagcaacgccgcaaggaaagctacgctatctacatctacaaggtgCTGAAGCAGGTCCATCCGGACACCGGTGTCTCGTCGAAGGCGATGAGCATCATGAATAGCTTCGTGAACGACATCTTCGAGCGTATTGCTAACGAAGCATCTCGTCTGGCCCATTACAACCGACGGTCGACGATCACCTCCCGCGAGGTACAGACCGCCGTTCGTTTGCTGTTACCGGGCGAGCTGGCCAAACATGCCGTATCGGAAGGTACCAAGGCCGTTACCAAGTATACCAGCTCGAAGTAA